GTAATACACTTTTTAACCCGGATTTTCAGGCACATCATCTTGGTCATCCTTTGCCTTTTCAACCCCTTccatcctcatcttcatctaCTCAGTGGGCTCCTGATCACTCAAGCCGGCCTCCCTCAGTTCAAAACTATTTCCAACCAACTGTTGATCCACCAGCACGGCCCTCAAATATACCACCACAAACCCAGATGTACCCCTCCCACAGCCAGTCACCCCACCACAGTGCCCCCACCCCTCAAGCTTACTCTGGACATCCCCAGATTCACCCCCCTGCTCCTCTTCAGAACCCTGTAGCAGCTGCCAGCTCTTTGTTGCCTGACCCAAATGGACCCCAGCACCTCAACTCACATTTACAAGCCCAGAGTTATTTCAGTCAGAGCTCTGCGCCCCAGGACTTGTGGTTCAACCAACCAGTGCAGGACTCCGGCTACCACCAAATGGGTACCGGCTCGGGCCATCATCAGCCACCTACAGACTCTGCTGGATCTCCTCATGTTTCCAGTACGGGACCTGGTTCTGTCAGTCAACCTGCGCCAAGTTCTGTCCCTGCCACAGATGTATATGGTCAAGAGTCTGGTACAATCTCGATGTTCTTCAAAGGAAGTGATGTGGAAAACGAGGAAACTCTTGCTGATGAgaggaataaaacattaaatgggGTTGCTGgatcttttcaaaataacagcaaCCTACCATCTCATAGTAGTCACTCAGATTTGGCTGTCGATTACCAAGGAGTGTCTGTTCCAGATCATTCACGCCTTCCTTATATGAATGAAAGCAGTCATCCTTTACAGGGGCACATCCAAAAGCTCCCGGATAATGACTTTGACCACGTGGAAAATTTGGAGTGTGTTCCAAACCAGGAAGTTTTACCCAACGAATTCAGCAGCAGTCCTGCTGCTGCTATTGCTGCATGTAACCCAGTTGACCAGTTTGAAACAGGACCCAACCTGGAAACTCCAGATTCAGCCCCAAGACCAATGAGATCTGCGAGTGTGTCATCCAACTACAGCAATTTGAGCCATGGAAGTGGAACCGACCCCCGTCGGCACCAGGGAGTCGAAGGTACCTTTATTCAGCAGGAAAGCCCTCGTCTCGCTGATAATCCTAATacctcttctgctgctgctgctgctgccggaGGCTACTTTGAGCAGATAGATACATCTCCAAGTGGTGATGTAGGAGTGCAAGGTTCAGTAGAGCATATGTGGCACCCCACGCCTAGCCCACCAAAACCAACTGGGATTTTCCAAGCAAGCGCCAACAGCTCGTTTGAACCCGTACGTTCACATAGTGTTGGAGTGCGTCCTGCTGAAATTGATAGGGCTAAAATGGTTGCTGAAGGAGGTTCTGATTCCACATCTGGTAACTTGGAGCAGCCGCCAGACAATATGGAGAACATTTATGGGCCAGGACAAGCTCCAGCTTCTGCTCCCAGCGATGTATTATCCAGTCAAGCACACTCAGTGATACATCCTCATTCTCGACCTTCGTCTCGTGCTTTTGGGGCCAATCGGCCCTGCGAGAGTCCGGCCACTACTCTGTGGGCTCAGAACGACCCTATGAGCTTGGGTACCAATATCCTTCTCGCCCCTGCAGCTCCCCCAGTTTTGGCCCCATTAAGAGAACCCAGTGCTGACGTCATCCAGCCACCAGAGGATTCTCCGCTGGACCTACAGGCCTCGCAGAGAGTTCAGACAGCTTCTCAGCAGCATTCAGAGAACCTAGAAAACCCACCAAAGGTGAGTGATGCGGAGCCAGCTGACTCTCAAAGCGGCCTGGGTTACGCATCTCTGCTCGTGTCTGGCTCACTTCATCAGCCCGTTTTAATTGCCCCGCCTGTATCCAATTACAGTGTGATTTCCCCCAGCATTCCTACTGTGTCATCCTCTCAGACTAATCATGGAGAAGTTGTGTCCCCCGAAAGACCTCCCCCACAAGGGCTTGGTGCCAGTATCTCTCAACCATCAGCCCTACCTTCTAAGCAAAATCCGCTTGTTTCTTCTGGGTCCATAGCTTTCTGTTCCTCCGCTCCTAATCAGGGTCCGCTCAATCTGACTCGCGACAAAACAGTTGGAGCAACTTCAGAAATCACAACTCCACCACTCTCTCAACCTGTTCACCCTCCTCTTTCAAGGGGCCAATCATTGGGGGGAGAAAACCATTCTACTGTTAATTCACAGCCCGTTTCTCTCGTGACTGCTTCGGTCTCTAATCATAATCAGACATTAAACTACGAACTGCTTGATTTTTCTATGCACCAATCACATGGCCAGAGCCAGGCGTATGGCCAGCCGTCATCTTTGCATGAGTCGTCACAGTCTAGTAATGGATTTTACCTGCAGGTCACCAAGGATGCTCAGCAGGGAGTAAGAGACGGAGGGAATCTCTCTATACAGACAGTAACTTCTACATCCGCCTCACAAGCTCCACCAGGACTGCCTCCAGCTGCTCCAAACACTCAGCAGACGCAAAGTGAACCTCCTAAGACATCCAATTCTCAAGTTTCATTGCAGGGACAGagggatgctgctgctgttcctgtCAGTGGAGCCCAACTTTTTCATGGTCAATATTCAACTCCGGCACAAGGACCTGCTGGAGGGAatgctcctcctcctgctgctcctgggGTGTGCCCCCCAGGCACACAGGGGGCCGTACCTCCAGGGGATTCCCAAGCAGTTCCAGCTGAAGCTCCCCGTCCACCCTCCTCTGCAGGCAGCCATCAAGGCTACGTgaatcctcctcctcctggatCTGGGCAGATGTACAGCAGCTACTATGGAAACTATGGAGAATACGCAGATAGCAGAGGACAGTATCCTCCAGGCCAGTATCCACCTCCACCTGGAGATCCCAGAATCCAACAGTATTATCAAGTAAGGGTTGAGGCGATTTTGGACTAGCATTTATGAGCAACTGTGGCCTGTGTGTCCctctttattaataattatttttatgctttcctGTCAGGATGCAAACTACCGAGGCAGAGGAGATCCTTGGTATGGCAGTAACCCAGGTTACCGCGATCCAAACTACCAATACAGAGAACCACAGTCGGATCGACCCAGCTCAAGGTCTAGTCAGTACTCAGACCGGCCTTCATCCAGGTTAGTGAAGCAGTCAGTCTTTCTTCAGTATCTGACCTTCACAATCTTCTTCAATTCAAAAgttaaaagtcagaattgttggaaataaaatgtcactgCCTTGTTTTTCTGAGGTGTAATAGTGTACCACTATTAAGTctgttgcaaaacatttaatcaattaatcgcatgataaatcgCACAGTAAAATTACTTTGACTTTATattctgattattaatattttctgaagggtaattttgtttacagacgtCATAATCCATTGTCTTCTAGAAAACCACCCTTTATTCCCATATATGGCGCCATAAAGTTGTCTAGAAGAATGTCTttgatttttgcctttttgtttctttatgtatGTCTATCAGGAGtgggaaataaatttttttaaagaatcgaATGAGAAAGTGTGATTGTTATTGAGGGCCGTTTGATTTAATGAACTCAATTATTCTTAAATGATATTTTTGATAATACAATGcttatgatttttgttttcctgcagctgaaCAACTGGCAAATTAAtgttaatgtaaaacattttttagaaaaacaaatgaatgactataatttataaaaataattaaaaaaataagaaatgtgcaaatatttgtatatttgcTGTCAGGTCATATTTGAAGCTGTAATCCCTGTAAGCAGCAATCTGCTCTCCACTTTACCTTTGACTCCAATGAATAAATACTTAATAAGGTCTGCACATTATTAGGAAATTGAAGTTAAAAATCAATGCTATTTTAACACACTGTTACAGCTGTGTCAAGTGTGTGAATTCACTGGAGTGAGACTCCATCCAACAGCCTCAATATCTTATTGCCATCCAAAGTGTGTATTTTAGTTAATGCAAATATGAAATGACAAACATTGCATTTCCCTGTGGTCTTTTATGCATTGTTAATGCAAAACAGAAATTGCattgatgatttattttgcatCCTTTACTTTGAAatcatttattgttaaaaactCTACATTTTTTTGTCCGTCCTTAGTCAGCACACACACAAGGCTGCTTAATTGCAGCATCATGTTTGGATTTGCATGTTGAAATAACACCTTGTGTTGTCCTTCAGGCAAGGTTATTCTGAAGATTACCAACGGCAAAACCGAAGTGCCTACGGTGAATATTATGCAGATTACCCCAAGCACTATGATTATAGAGGTATGAGCTACATATATTTGCTAGTACAATGTCAATTGGATAAtgatttatgaaagaaaaaatttcaTGTATTTGTCAATTATCttctcttttctgcattttttgtttaaaaaggatACAACTACGGACAGTACGACCAACGGTACAGAGGATACTATGATCAATCCTATTGGTCTTATTACAATGACGCATACAGAAATGGCTACTATAATCAGCAGTATCCGTCCAGGTATGCGTTATTAAAACTCTTCGTACATTGTAGTAAAAAGTACAATGAAGACAGCAAGATGTAAAACAGTGTAGCTATGCATGAGTCCTATCAGTTTACTCCTGCTGAGTGTTTTATCGGCTCACTCACAGGAAAGATGGCTACGACGACCAATGGCAGTACTATCCAGGATATGATCGCAGTTTTGATGACGACAACGTGCGCGGGAGAGATGCTTACGGCGACGACTTTGACCGGCACAGCGTGCATAGTGAGCAGTCAGCACACAGCGTGCACAGCTCCACCAGTCATCACAGCAGACAAAGCAGCTTCAGCTCACGGTCACAGCAGGTGAACTGTCAcggctgctttttatttcatagacaataaaaaaagtgcagtttacttttttaaatttatttttggggaCCTGGATCTTCTGACACCTTGTtctctactcttttttttttttctgcacttcaATTGCAGAGCCAGGTGTACAGGAGCCAGCCTGACTTGGTGTCTGCAGTTTATGACATAACACAATCCACTCTCCCTGTTGACTACTCTTATGGCCAGTATCCAAATCAAGCGGACGCTACTCAGAACTACAGCCAGTACATGTATCCCTCAGAGTACACTGCAGACAGTACCTGGATTGCACCAGAGCAACGTAATCTTACAAAACTCAGTTTttggagaatatatatatatatatatatatatatgttttttgtttttttttatatctcacTTAATCACTTACACTGTAGCCATTGTTTCCCTTTCAGCTCCCCCTCGTCCTGCAACCCCAGAAAAATTTACCATGCCCCATCGTTGTGCTCGCTTTGGACCTGGAGGTCATCTGATCCAAGTCCTGCCCAATCTCCCCTCAGCTGGGCAGCCTGCTCTGGTTGAGATCCACAACATGGAGGTACATTTACCgtaaaaaattgcaaaaagtttttatttattgttttgtacaGAGCTTAAAGGTTTAAATTTCAGCACACATTAAGTTACGTTATGTCATTATGCATTAATCGTAAAGTAGGCATTCCTTAGTTTATGGATCATAGGTTGTAAAATTTGTTTCTATTGCCCTTTTGGAGATACAAACATTTTAGACGTTTGTGAGcagaaaataatgtaaagaaTATGTTATGTATTATCTTCTACTTCTCCTTTTAGACGATGCTGCAGGACACCGCAGATCAGGCTGAGCTGCGAGGTTTCCCTGGACCTCTGATTAAGTAAGTGTATTTTTCTAGTCATCTCCATCTCAAAAACTTCACAGAATCTTGGTTAAAGTAAACTCCTTAAAAAAACCAGACTTCAGTTCTTTAGTGatccaaataatgcaaagtagtgtaacaaaaaagcagaatgttgagttcaatttaactttttttttttctgcagtttagGTTTTTGTAATGAAACATATTATTATATCctaacattttctgtcatgccAACAGGGAGGAGACCCACAAGGTTGATGTGATAAAATTCTCTCAAAACAAAGCAATGGAGTGTTCACGTGACAACAACTTGCTGGACAGAGACTCTGCCCGCCTGCTCTGGGATTTCATTGTATTGCTTTGTAGACAGAATGGGGTGAGTCTACGCTGCCTGCAGCTGTAAATCTACCAGAACaattattatttgattaaaatttggTCTTTCCTTATTGTTGTTTTCCGTTTCGTCAGACTGTGGTCGGCACAGACATCGCTGACCTCCTGCTGAAGGAGCATCGCTCTGTCTGGCTGCCTGGCAAGAGTCCCAACGAAGCCAACCTGATTGATTTCAACAATGAACCTCTTGCACGAGCGGAAGAGGAGCCTGGAGCTGGACCGCTGTCCCTTCTGTCCGACACTTTCATGATTGTCCCGGAGAACATTGGCAAGGAAACGGAGCGCTTCAGAGAGCTGCTTCTGTTTGGGCGCAAAAAGGTAGGAGATAGAGTGATTAGCAAAATGACGTAATTATTTTAAGCCAAATGTATCtgacacattttattctttgatgAAAAAAGGATGCACTTGAAGCAGCCATGAAAGGAGGTCTCTGGGGTCACGCCCTGCTGTTGGCTAGTAAGATGGACAACAGGACACACGCACGTGTCATGACAAGGTGAAGTAGCTGCAGTTGAAGTTTCTTAACCTATAATTATGGTTTTctcattattaaaatgttgttttcttcttcaggtttGCCAATAGTTTGCCCATGAATGACCCTCTCCAAACAATGTACCAGCTGATGTCAGGGAGAATGCCTGCTTCTGCTATGGTACGACCTGTTTTTAAACCGGGGTGCTGAAGAAGTTGCTGACAATGATTTCCCAGCTATCTAAATTGAACGTTTCGTTTTTCACAAACGCAGTGCTGTGGAGAGGAGAAGTGGGGTGACTGGCGCCCCCATCTGGCCATGGTCCTCTCAAACCTAACACACAATATGGACTTGGACACTCGCACTATCACCACTATGGGCGACACTCTCGGTATGGTTATTTTATTAAGAGTCTATCCAGTGGAAGTTGTTTAAACTTTATTGACGTTAATGGCAGCTGGCAGCTTCATTCCTaacatttttgaccatttttttctactttggcAAAGCTTCTAAAGGGCTGACTGACGCTGCTCACTTCTGCTACCTGATGGCCCAAGTTGGCCTGGGGGTTTACACCAAGAAGAGCACCAAGTTGGTGTTGCTTGGATCCAACCACAGGTTAGCCCAAAAATCACACACACCGTCCTGTATATGTCTTTTGacataaactgaaaacaagCCAGACATTTAACTCTGTTTCTTACCTTCAGTTTGGCCTTTAATCAGTTTGCCACCAATGAAGCAATCCAGAGGACGGAGGCCTATGAGTACGCTCAGTCTCTGGGCTCCCAGCCTTGTTCACTGCCCAACTTCCAGGtgggtttttgttatttttagaagCCTGTTCAATATATTTCATATGTTTTTACATTCATAATTACATTGTAAATAAGATATCTGAAGACtatattctctctctctgttctccATCAGGTGTTTAAACTAATCTATGCATGCCGACTGGCTGAATCAGGCCTGTCTGCCCAAGCTTTTCATTACTGTGAAGCTATCGCAAAGACAGTTCTTATGCATGCTTCCTACTACTCCCCTGTGTTCATCAGCCAGATCATACAGGTTTGTAGTTCCTTGcttttgatgattatttttttatattttactttttgactcatgtgattcatttatttatttttctttttgcttaaaGATGTCAGAAAAGTTACGGTTCTTTGATCCGCAACTAAAGGAAAGACCTGAGCAGGAGCTGTTCATTGAGCCTGAATGGCTGATCCGCCTCAAACAGCTGGATGGACAGATCAGGGTGAGGAAGAGCAGCGGTTCTACGTCACCTTGTGGCTTAATATAATTACAAGCATTTCTTGCCAGTTCAAACAGGGAACTATGTAACAATAGATTTCTTCAAAAGTTTgatataatgttttattttccagaaattCATCAGATTTAGATTGACTTTAACAAaccatgtaatttttaaacaattaacatatttgatgatttcttctctctctttttgtaaGACTGGAGTGATTACATACAACAGGGACAGAAGTACTCCTGCACAGTTTGATTGCATCAGCGAAAGTTCCGACTTGGAGCCCCAGAGTCCAACTGAACCTTACAGCATGCCTCTGGAAGTGGACGGCCAGGCCCCCGACAACCAGCTCATGAGCTCATTAATGCCTGGGCCTCAACCGCAGGCGGTACAGTTGATGCctccaggtgtgtgtgaatTTGTTCAAACTTTTGCTCTGTGTGTGATTAGCTCTTAGTGCTGGCAGATAGATTGAGTCTCTTTCACTTCCTTCCAGCTCCCTCCTCCATTCTCCATGAGGGGGCGGCTCCAGCTCAGTTCCCACCCTCAAGCGATGTACCCCAGTTCTACCCCGTTCCCCCCAGTGGACCACCGGGCCAAATCCCCATGCCTGGATTCCCTCCACAGGATCCTGGCGTCGCCCACCCCCCCTTCTACTCTCAACATGAGCAGACCTATCCCGGAGCCCACCAGCAATTTGTTCCCCCACCACAAGAGGGCCAAATGTCGCCTCACATGTTTCCCTCACAGGTGCCACATTCACCTGTTCAAATGACTCACCCACCTTTTCAGATGCCCCAGCACATGCCTCCCTCTCCTGGACATATGGCCCCCATGGAGCAGCCGCACTCACCCCACCCGGAGATGCATCCCACACATCCAATGTCAACCTCCCCACACAGAAGCTCCTTCACTCCTCAGATGGACTTGTATGACCACATGGCTATCATGGTCAGTATTTACCAGCCTGCAGTTCTAAAACAACTTAGAATaagttacaaaatgttttatgtgataCAGGCTTGTCCTAGTTCCAAATTAACAACAGCCTCTGACCCAATTCACAGATGGCTGAATTTTTATACACAAGCACAGGCAAACTGGGGTTGACACATTTACCAAATATGTACAAGTTTCATTACCATCTATATAAGTACTTTTTCTCAGTACaactagtgtttttttttttcccaaaaagaacattttaaacaaaaatggattcaTTTTAGACAATTTAGGAATCTTTActccatttttagttttttttttagtaaggCAAACGTACAGAGccctttttatgtttcaaatctACATTGATTTATAGAGCCTTTCCTTACAAAAGTCagactttgttcattttattgaaatacCAGCTACCTAAATTAGTCAATGATTCGATGCAATCTTCTGGGTTTCCTTAGTTAGAAACCTTTTAAGCTACGGTGAATAATTAACTGAGCTTATTTTACTGTTTGGATCAGTTGGAATGTATGTATGATTGGattgaaattactttttgcAAAGTGCCTCTAGATgtcatttgttgtgaattggtgccatataaattaataaactgaattgaaaatgacaaattttagTGTACAATTATCTTCTCGTTTTGAAAGAAATGTACATTGAATTTCTGGAGCACAAACTTGATGACTTTGGTCTATGTGGCAAAAATGTTGGAACCCACTAATACAGGAGAAAATGTTTACCTTGTTTATTTGGTTCCGCAGGGTCCGAGGAGATCGCGAACAACTTCACAATCTTCAATGCATTTGGTATGTTGGTGTATCCTGGCTGAAGTAACACTGACATTTCACACCAGAGCTTAATGTCTTGAAACATATTAAATTCCCCTGAGATGATTAATACTCACTACTATTATGTGGTGATGCCCTTAGTTTGATCTACTAAGTATTTCATTCGTTATGTAAATGTCAGAGCGTATCAAAGCGTGTTCttatcagaatattttgttttccagccatCTGGACGCAGCTCTCGCAGGGCCTCTGAATCTTCCACTCACTCCGGTGGAAGAGAGCGGAGCAACTCTGCTGTAAAACAGGCCTCTCCGCCTCCGCCCTCGATTCCCGAACAGCCACGCAAAGAGGAGGCCAGGAAAGCCAAGAAGGATTCTCCAGAAAAGGTTCACTTTCTCACAATTTCAAAAGCTGCACACTGCAGGATTACACTGTTTAACGCAGCGCTTCCTTTCCATGCAAACAGAGTAAAGGCTGGTCATTTTGGCCCTTTGGGAAGAGAAAAAATGAGGCTCACTTGCCAGATGATAAAAATCCTTCTGTAAGTTACATgtgcttattttatttccttccgCCTTAACTCTAGAATTGTTCTTTAGCATTCTATGGCTTTGTGTGTTTATCGTTGCCAGATTGTTtgggatgaaaagaaaaatagatggGTTGACTTGAATGAGCCTGAAGAAGAGGTCAGTGGTTAATAaatggatattttaaaaatgtagatcttaaattagccttttttttgatgggtttgtttttattctgttagaGTAAGCCTCCCCCTCCACCTCCAACCGGTTTTCCCAAGATGCCTCAGATGCCTGGTCCTGGGGGGCCCACTGCCCCTCCAGGTGCTGGGTCTGCCGTCAACATGTTTTCCAGAAAAGCAGGTAAGATGCACAGTAGACTGGAAATTTGACTCAACCTCATACTTTTCAGGGCAGACATTTATGGATACCATGCATCTTTTAAATCCTTAGTTGTAATTTGTTTGGCTGTTTGTGTCTTCTCAGGCACTAGGAGCAGATATGTGGACGTTCTGAACCCGAGTGGAACAGCTAAGCCGAGTGGAGTGGCCCCGGCTCCTGTGGACCTATTTGCTCCTTTGGCCCCCATGCCCATGCCTGCTCACCTGTTTGTGCCTAGTTCAGGTGTGTGTTGTGAAAATACAATAAGCGAACcgagaacatttaaaaacatctcagaCTGGAAcataagtattattttttttcttgctgttttttaaCATTCTAGCTTAGCTTTTATTTGAAGAGTTCAAAATTCTTTAAATGTAATTAGGTGACAGATAACATGTGTCGCTCCTTCaagctttttttgtgttgttgttgtttttgcccaAATTCAAGACAACAGTGAAACTTAAGAATCtattcttttcagtttttttgttgataaGCTGAAAAAAGCTAATAAAGTTAAAcacctaaaagaaaaatgaaatattttttctgtttccctcttTATGTGAAGCTCCCAGTGACCAGCAGCCTCAGGAAGGCAGCGAAGGTGGAAATCAAGAGCAGAATTCACCAAGCAGCAGCGCTGCTCCACAGGttcctttgatttttaaacatttgcacaaCATCCTGCGTGCCTATGTTGATGaaactgtaaattattttcCCATTCTGGATCAGGATGGAGTTGGGGGAAACGTTTCTATTTCTAGGAATTATTCTCATCAGGGAATCAAGcgatctgttttttgtttttgtttgttgttttttttctgtttcagtgtttaAGGCCTAAGGTATTTTGGAATATCTGCTGTGTATCAGAA
The sequence above is a segment of the Gambusia affinis linkage group LG17, SWU_Gaff_1.0, whole genome shotgun sequence genome. Coding sequences within it:
- the sec16a gene encoding protein transport protein Sec16A isoform X1 translates to MQPTPRAGPPRAGPPRASMPNMTGRIRPQKHATAVTATMPPPTQPITDPFAFGRAQPPMAAGGLPTIPNSSPPQMQTPPNAMYSQLGSGLPPQSQLLENVPAAVAGPPAQSLSGVTLFTPQVTPSAGGFPSPSTTGYASANSEQDYFNSRDPTATMSTDASHTSPAPSNTLFNPDFQAHHLGHPLPFQPLPSSSSSTQWAPDHSSRPPSVQNYFQPTVDPPARPSNIPPQTQMYPSHSQSPHHSAPTPQAYSGHPQIHPPAPLQNPVAAASSLLPDPNGPQHLNSHLQAQSYFSQSSAPQDLWFNQPVQDSGYHQMGTGSGHHQPPTDSAGSPHVSSTGPGSVSQPAPSSVPATDVYGQESGTISMFFKGSDVENEETLADERNKTLNGVAGSFQNNSNLPSHSSHSDLAVDYQGVSVPDHSRLPYMNESSHPLQGHIQKLPDNDFDHVENLECVPNQEVLPNEFSSSPAAAIAACNPVDQFETGPNLETPDSAPRPMRSASVSSNYSNLSHGSGTDPRRHQGVEGTFIQQESPRLADNPNTSSAAAAAAGGYFEQIDTSPSGDVGVQGSVEHMWHPTPSPPKPTGIFQASANSSFEPVRSHSVGVRPAEIDRAKMVAEGGSDSTSGNLEQPPDNMENIYGPGQAPASAPSDVLSSQAHSVIHPHSRPSSRAFGANRPCESPATTLWAQNDPMSLGTNILLAPAAPPVLAPLREPSADVIQPPEDSPLDLQASQRVQTASQQHSENLENPPKVSDAEPADSQSGLGYASLLVSGSLHQPVLIAPPVSNYSVISPSIPTVSSSQTNHGEVVSPERPPPQGLGASISQPSALPSKQNPLVSSGSIAFCSSAPNQGPLNLTRDKTVGATSEITTPPLSQPVHPPLSRGQSLGGENHSTVNSQPVSLVTASVSNHNQTLNYELLDFSMHQSHGQSQAYGQPSSLHESSQSSNGFYLQVTKDAQQGVRDGGNLSIQTVTSTSASQAPPGLPPAAPNTQQTQSEPPKTSNSQVSLQGQRDAAAVPVSGAQLFHGQYSTPAQGPAGGNAPPPAAPGVCPPGTQGAVPPGDSQAVPAEAPRPPSSAGSHQGYVNPPPPGSGQMYSSYYGNYGEYADSRGQYPPGQYPPPPGDPRIQQYYQDANYRGRGDPWYGSNPGYRDPNYQYREPQSDRPSSRSSQYSDRPSSRQGYSEDYQRQNRSAYGEYYADYPKHYDYRGYNYGQYDQRYRGYYDQSYWSYYNDAYRNGYYNQQYPSRKDGYDDQWQYYPGYDRSFDDDNVRGRDAYGDDFDRHSVHSEQSAHSVHSSTSHHSRQSSFSSRSQQSQVYRSQPDLVSAVYDITQSTLPVDYSYGQYPNQADATQNYSQYMYPSEYTADSTWIAPEQPPPRPATPEKFTMPHRCARFGPGGHLIQVLPNLPSAGQPALVEIHNMETMLQDTADQAELRGFPGPLIKEETHKVDVIKFSQNKAMECSRDNNLLDRDSARLLWDFIVLLCRQNGTVVGTDIADLLLKEHRSVWLPGKSPNEANLIDFNNEPLARAEEEPGAGPLSLLSDTFMIVPENIGKETERFRELLLFGRKKDALEAAMKGGLWGHALLLASKMDNRTHARVMTRFANSLPMNDPLQTMYQLMSGRMPASAMCCGEEKWGDWRPHLAMVLSNLTHNMDLDTRTITTMGDTLASKGLTDAAHFCYLMAQVGLGVYTKKSTKLVLLGSNHSLAFNQFATNEAIQRTEAYEYAQSLGSQPCSLPNFQVFKLIYACRLAESGLSAQAFHYCEAIAKTVLMHASYYSPVFISQIIQMSEKLRFFDPQLKERPEQELFIEPEWLIRLKQLDGQIRTGVITYNRDRSTPAQFDCISESSDLEPQSPTEPYSMPLEVDGQAPDNQLMSSLMPGPQPQAVQLMPPAPSSILHEGAAPAQFPPSSDVPQFYPVPPSGPPGQIPMPGFPPQDPGVAHPPFYSQHEQTYPGAHQQFVPPPQEGQMSPHMFPSQVPHSPVQMTHPPFQMPQHMPPSPGHMAPMEQPHSPHPEMHPTHPMSTSPHRSSFTPQMDLYDHMAIMGPRRSRTTSQSSMHLPSGRSSRRASESSTHSGGRERSNSAVKQASPPPPSIPEQPRKEEARKAKKDSPEKSKGWSFWPFGKRKNEAHLPDDKNPSIVWDEKKNRWVDLNEPEEESKPPPPPPTGFPKMPQMPGPGGPTAPPGAGSAVNMFSRKAGTRSRYVDVLNPSGTAKPSGVAPAPVDLFAPLAPMPMPAHLFVPSSAPSDQQPQEGSEGGNQEQNSPSSSAAPQVFNPTLLPPAPEGPPVPDGSQSGELSRSSSMSSLSREVSQHLNQSHPNQGTTPAGGVTFYNPTQFSQISAPSGGGQRSSRLGQRQYPVYK